A window of Silurus meridionalis isolate SWU-2019-XX chromosome 4, ASM1480568v1, whole genome shotgun sequence contains these coding sequences:
- the LOC124383975 gene encoding uncharacterized protein LOC124383975, translated as MKTVLLFYLLVCCGAAEGFTEKLVDLGQTVTLQCEVAVRYVSWFLMKPSEPPMYILRSFSSRILDPDYSNQTLRKIFSVQYNSSLFIHNISTNELGEYHCFKYGLPFKISPGIRLATQNHSAASGLKNQTSKPVHQQSEENGLTLLPSLILSVIINCTLVITVTVFVCRRCRRPLKTREQPPDPVVKRPHRPRVLTGEVHLALRTHQDQEPQLHVRSPAPPEPERSQSDTQISPSNLQISLNDL; from the exons ATGAAGACGGTGCTTTTGTTCT atCTTCTTGTGTGCTGTGGAGCTGCAGAAGGTTTCACAGAGAAGTTGGTGGATTTGGGACAAACTGTGACTTTACAGTGTGAAGTGGCTGTAAGATATGTTTCCTGGTTCCTGATGAAGCCGTCAGAACCTCCAATGTATATTTTACGCTCTTTCTCAAGTAGAATTCTGGATCCAGACTACAGTAACCAGACCCTCAGAAAGATTTTCTCAGTGCAATACAACAGCagtttatttatacacaatatcAGTACTAATGAATTAGGAGAGTATCATTGTTTTAAGTATGGTTTACCTTTTAAAATCAGCCCTGGAATCAGACTTGCCACCCAGAATCATTCAGCTg CTTCGGGTTTAAAAAATCAGACGAGTAAACCTGTCCATCAGCAGAGTGAAGAGAATGGATTGACCCTTTTGCCGTCTCTCATTTTATcagtaataataaactgcactCTGGTCATCACAGTTACAG TTTTTGTGTGCCGTCGCTGCCGAAGGCCTCTGAAAACCCGAGAGCAGCCTCCAGATCCAGTCGTCAAGAGACCGCACCGACCTCGTG TACTCACAGGTGAAGTTCATCTTGCATTAAGGACGCACCAAGACCAAGAACCTCAACTGCACGTACGCTCTCCTGCACCTCCCGAACCCGAGAGATCTCAGAGTGATACCCAAATATCCCCAAGTAATCTCCAGATATCCCTGAATGATCTCTGA